A portion of the Mesobacillus jeotgali genome contains these proteins:
- the jag gene encoding RNA-binding cell elongation regulator Jag/EloR → MKQVTATGQNVDEAVESALAQLKTTKDRTEIDVIDEGKKGIFGLFGTRPAVVKVTVKIDAVEEAVNYLKSVGEKMGASIEVDVKKEGKTILLTMSGEKIALLIGKRGQTLNSLQFLTQLVINRYADQYSTVVLDAEDYRQRRNDTLVQLAERLAQKAVRTGQTVALEPMPSYERKVIHTALMSNRKIKTYSDGTEPHRHIVIAPSK, encoded by the coding sequence GTGAAACAGGTAACTGCTACAGGACAAAATGTCGACGAAGCAGTAGAATCCGCTTTAGCTCAATTAAAAACAACCAAAGACCGCACAGAAATTGATGTAATTGATGAAGGCAAAAAGGGGATTTTCGGACTTTTCGGCACACGCCCAGCTGTCGTCAAAGTGACAGTAAAGATCGATGCTGTTGAAGAAGCCGTAAATTATTTAAAATCGGTTGGCGAAAAAATGGGTGCTTCCATTGAAGTTGATGTAAAAAAAGAGGGAAAAACAATCCTTTTAACGATGTCAGGCGAAAAAATAGCTTTGCTGATCGGAAAGAGAGGCCAAACGCTGAATTCCCTGCAATTTTTGACACAGCTTGTGATCAACCGGTACGCTGATCAGTACTCTACTGTCGTGCTTGACGCAGAGGACTACCGCCAGCGCAGGAACGATACACTTGTCCAGCTGGCCGAACGCCTGGCACAAAAAGCAGTGAGGACAGGGCAAACCGTGGCGCTTGAACCGATGCCTTCGTATGAACGCAAAGTGATTCATACTGCATTAATGTCAAATAGAAAAATCAAAACCTATTCAGATGGGACAGAGCCGCATAGGCATATTGTCATCGCGCCATCTAAATAA
- the spoIIIJ gene encoding YidC family membrane integrase SpoIIIJ → MKKRILLILGLVLVVSLLTGCTEYNQPITPESKGFWNEYIVYPLSLLIVKMAEWLGGSFGFSIIAVTLIIRFAILPLMIKQTRSSKAMQALQPEMQKLKEKYSSKDQKTQQKLQQETMALFQQHGVNPLAGCFPLLVQMPILIGFYHAISRTREIAEHNFLWFDLGAPDPFYILPVVAGITTFIQQKMMMAGQENNPQMAMMLWLMPIMIVVFAINFPAALSLYWVVGNLFMIGQTYFIKGPDLKKAKAAGNAGGAKK, encoded by the coding sequence TTGAAAAAAAGAATATTATTGATATTGGGCTTGGTGTTAGTGGTTTCACTGCTGACAGGCTGTACGGAATATAATCAGCCGATCACTCCGGAGAGTAAAGGATTTTGGAACGAGTACATCGTTTATCCTTTATCACTGTTGATTGTGAAAATGGCTGAATGGCTCGGCGGCAGCTTCGGTTTTTCGATTATCGCAGTCACATTAATCATCCGTTTTGCTATCTTGCCGCTTATGATTAAACAAACAAGAAGCTCAAAAGCGATGCAGGCATTGCAGCCAGAGATGCAGAAGCTTAAGGAAAAATACAGCTCAAAAGATCAGAAAACCCAGCAGAAGCTGCAGCAGGAAACGATGGCGCTTTTCCAGCAGCATGGTGTTAATCCACTGGCAGGCTGCTTTCCGCTTTTGGTTCAAATGCCTATTTTGATTGGTTTCTACCATGCGATTTCAAGAACAAGAGAGATTGCTGAACATAATTTCTTATGGTTCGATCTTGGTGCACCGGATCCGTTTTATATTCTGCCGGTTGTAGCTGGTATAACTACTTTCATTCAGCAAAAAATGATGATGGCTGGCCAGGAAAACAATCCGCAGATGGCTATGATGCTTTGGCTGATGCCGATTATGATCGTTGTTTTTGCCATCAACTTCCCAGCAGCACTTTCACTGTACTGGGTGGTTGGTAACCTATTCATGATTGGTCAAACATACTTTATTAAAGGGCCGGATCTTAAAAAAGCAAAGGCTGCCGGCAATGCGGGAGGAGCAAAAAAGTGA